Proteins encoded together in one Drosophila albomicans strain 15112-1751.03 chromosome 2R, ASM965048v2, whole genome shotgun sequence window:
- the LOC117574039 gene encoding L-dopachrome tautomerase yellow-f2-like yields the protein MAKSLFLLCLHVLILIDMIQGDGMIEVFKWKQMDYYNRGDKRLHRMPDPSAPVVFPGRYGRENHFRGKRDVLTSRDTPAGIMPRSNMAATENTGPYVAYNNVPMGVTHFRGRLFVTMPRRRVGIPSTLNFIDMRSDGKQRSPKLRAYPDFELNQFNASETNLVSVYRTTVDACQRLWFIDTGMLEYPNNRQQIRRPSIWIVDLATDRVRKRYDIPESIVETGRGLASLTIDVGDRHQCQKAYAYIPDLVNSRLYVYSLEEDHMWVFQHNYFNFDPLAGDLHIGGQTFRWDDGIFSTTLGPKQSDGSHDVYFHAMASNNEFVVSNRVLQKESNAARSDHGNDFRVLGSRGVNKQCTMHDYDPRTGVVFYAEIQTNGVGCWKSSQPFSAASHGIVASDPQNMIYPSDLTIDEDGVIWVMSNSMPIFIYSQLDPNAYNFRIWKQDVYEAKHNTVCE from the exons ATGGCGAAATCGTTATTTCTGCTCTGCTTACATGTGTTGATCTTGATCGACATGATTCAGGGCGACGGCATGATTGAGGTCTTTAAATGGAAACAAATGGATTATTACAATCGCGGGGATAAGCGCCTTCATCGAATGCCTGATCCATCAG CACCAGTTGTGTTCCCAGGTCGTTATGGCCGTGAAAACCATTTTCGTGGAAAACGTGATGTGCTGACTTCACGCGACACACCTGCTGGAATCATGCCACGGAGTAATATGGCCGCCACCGAGAATACAGGTCCATATGTGGCCTACAATAATGTGCCCATGGGTGTAACCCACTTTAGAGGTCGCCTATTCGTCACCATGCCGCGCAGGCGGGTGGGAATACCATCGACCTTGAATTTCATTGATATGCGAAGCGATGGCAAACAGCGCAGTCCCAAGCTTCGCGCCTATCCGGACTTCGAGTTGAACCAGTTTAATGCAAGCGAAACAAATCTGGTCTCTGTCTATCGCACCACAGTGGATGCTTGCCAAAGATTGTGGTTCATTGACACTGGCATGTTGGAATATCCAA ACAATCGTCAGCAAATCAGACGGCCAAGCATTTGGATTGTCGACCTTGCAACTGATCGTGTGCGTAAGCGGTACGACATCCCCGAGAGCATTGTGGAAACGGGACGTGGTCTGGCCAGCTTAACCATTGATGTGGGCGACAGGCATCAATGCCAAAAGGCTTATGCTTATATACCAGATCTGGTCAACAGTCGTCTGTATGTGTACAGCTTGGAGGAGGATCATATGTGGGTCTTTCAACACAACTATTTCAACTTTGATCCATTGGCTGGAGATTTGCATATTGGTGGTCAGACATTCCGTTGGGATGATGGCATCTTTTCCACCACGCTCGGACCGAAACAGAGCGACGGCAGTCATGATGTTTACTTCCATGCCATGGCCAGCAACAACGAGTTCGTAGTCTCTAATCGAGTGCTGCAAAAAGAATCAAATGCGGCGCGTTCGGATCATGGGAACGATTTCCGTGTGTTGGGCAGTCGAGGTGTGAATAAACAGTGTACAATGCACGACTACGATCCGCGGACCGGCGTCGTGTTCTATGCTGAGATTCAGACAAATGGCGTTGGGTGCTGGAAGTCCAGCCAGCCCTTCTCGGCTGCTAGCCACGGCATTGTTGCTTCCGATCCTCAGAATATGATCTATCCCAGTGATCTAACG ATCGATGAGGATGGCGTCATTTGGGTAATGTCAAACTCGATgcccattttcatttattcgcAGCTGGATCCGAACGCATATAATTTCCGCATCTGGAAGCAGGATGTTTACGAGGCCAAACACAACACGGTCTGCGAGTAG
- the LOC117574040 gene encoding pneumococcal serine-rich repeat protein: MAAAAAAMPAANTTTTAATTTPTPANPNAPAINASSSSSSNAAQFREIHKNTWLKRLTADGKKLTVGPKKSECSWVVFCVHDDTDALLEGYAEPRQAAAHMPEWAVSLRDTLHISHALIPNSHEFEFVVTLSNEVLRFHAVSWEIMQEWVETLRSKLREMKILSPRENLYTKLPEVRAPLLPTRDPTSPLPAPPPVPAAIVPGVERIPAHQHQQQQQQHDNNTSRTAAASTITTSSAPSSVAAQVIEAVATTTTTVTPPTTAMSNTLTQHLLNMLSDPISTYSEQISESLTPTAVEELDEEASATAATEPQNVTASDNILSDDEFLSPILRNGVRVDVAAASAQRISADQIMNFEQMLQCERLIPRPQTSRSMSAGAADKTKRPLRKSPQPKTQQAATNSTAVEETADNNITIIQVSNTNAEIMQPPELPPKNKVVADIFRFPEINSKTKMKNSLQSQQKLQNDYKSNVQIIPSNSVVNSNTIQVLSQPSSSGSVSNGSSCNPYTIPLKPNASNATTTQTASNTTTVQVLADGEARATATATTTVAVYGTCYPTASASVLPSANDKPQTPKVGKKIILSANSSGITNIRINNEQTNDSNVISGNVHYEKVFLSSSIPVRSSNSSPTAMREEQPSSSHAHAIVNVENTPTPVNGSPALPRRGIVIPSQTPNNGRTMPQLTRGLTELVISTRPSRRDFHYLKMLNTPLKTKTVHKTASASANANNNIEQSVPHTSGSNGANSGQSSNVAASSAVESIEQRRRSSSTSDAQAPLQRGATVTASTQTNSQRGANNNEFVPGRNIASSAFRIQSPPQVVAASQATSSNSGNKRLTLREQQVMQLRREIMHPGGVRLNLRRKDCVGSIAWVDAFGGVWIAGWKQKEHPVLYNALHIGDQLLSIAGVSISTAAEANKIIRNTNTLFVEMLLRRIPFGRAYAIRRDREGQCLGLIRDGNTSTIVDVVPNSLAARHGLPPKTQSCDGTSLTFWILTEINGRPLNLFFKDLEIRDRLNSVGRDISILVQPSDLITKLKKQLKSLRGYKDYLVQ, from the exons atggctgcggctgctgcagcaatgCCAgctgcaaacacaacaacaacagcagcaacaacaacgccaacaCCTGCAAATCCGAATGCACCTGCAATCAACGCATcgtcgagcagcagcagcaacgcggCACAGTTTCgggaaattcataaaaatacatGGCTGAAAAGACTGACGGCCGATGGCAAGAAATTAACCGTTGGCCCAAAG AAATCTGAGTGCAGTTGGGTGGTATTCTGTGTGCACGACGACACCGATGCCCTACTCGAAGGTTACGCGGAACCACGTCAAGCGGCCGCACACATGCCTGAATGGGCGGTTTCGCTGCGGGATACGCTGCATATATCACACGCCCTCATTCCCAATTCGCACGAGTTCGAGTTTGTTGTAACGCTCAGCAATGAAGTGTTGCGCTTTCATGCGGTGTCATG GGAGATTATGCAAGAATGGGTGGAAACGTTGCGTTCCAAGCTGCGTGAAATGAAGATCCTTTCACCACGTGAAAACCTCTACACAAAGTTACCTGAAGTGCGCGCTCCATTGCTGCCAACGCGCGATCCCACATCACCGTTGCCCGCACCTCCGCCAGTTCCCGCGGCCATTGTGCCCGGCGTAGAGCGTATTCCGgctcatcagcatcaacagcagcaacagcagcacgacaacaacacgtccagaacagcagcagcgagtacTATAACTACTTCAAGTGCTCCCTCGTCCGTTGCGGCGCAAGTCATTGAAGCCGtcgccacaacaacaactacagtaaCACCTCCAACCACAGCCATGTCTAATACATTAACTCAGCATTTGTTAAATATGCTGTCAGATCCCATTAGCACATACAGCGAACAAATAAGCGAAAGTCTAACGCCAACTGCCGTCGAGGAGCTGGACGAGGAAGCCAGTGCAACAGCTGCCACAGAGCCACAAAACGTGACTGCCTCAGATAACATTCTGTCGGACGATGAGTTTCTGTCACCCATACTGCGAAATGGAGTGCGagtcgatgttgctgctgcttctgctcaGCGCATATCAGCTg atCAAATCATGAATTTCGAACAAATGTTGCAATGCGAACGTCTTATTCCCAG ACCACAAACTTCACGTTCCATGTCAGCAGGTGCTGCTGATAAAACAAAGAGGCCACTACGGAAATCACCACAGCCGAAAACTCAACAGGCTGCCACTAACTCAACTGCCGTGGAAGAGACGGCAGAcaacaatataacaataatacaagtTTCCAATACGAATGCCGAGATAATGCAACCGCCCGAATTGCCGCCCAAGAATAAAGTTGTTGCGgatatttttcgttttcctGAGATTAATTCAAAGACCAAGATGAAAAATTCGTTGCAGTCGCagcaaaaactacaaaacGATTACAAGAGTAACGTACAAATCATTCCGTCCAATTCCGTCGTCAATTCAAATACGATACAGGTGCTGAGCCAACCCAGCAGTAGCGGCAGTGtcagcaatggcagcagctgTAATCCCTATACAATACCATTGAAACCCAATGCTTCCAATGCGACAACCACTCAAACTGCGTCCAATACAACAACTGTTCAGGTGCTAGCCGATGGTGAGGCAAgggcaacagcgacagcgacaaccaCTGTGGCTGTCTATGGCACATGTTATCCCACAGCCAGCGCTAGTGTCCTACCGAGTGCCAATGATAAACCGCAGACGCCAAAGGTCGGCAAGAAGATTATACTCAGCGCCAATAGCTCTGGCATCACCAACATACGCATTAACAATGAGCAGACAAACGACTCTAATGTCATCAGTGGCAATGTCCACTACGAGAAGGTATTCCTATCGTCGAGCATACCTgtcagaagcagcaacagcagtccTACAGCTATGCGAGAGGAACAACCCAGCAGCAGCCATGCCCATGCAATAGTAAACGTGGAGAACACGCCGACACCCGTTAACGGAAGTCCAGCTTTGCCGCGTCGCGGCATTGTTATTCCATCTCAAACGCCAAACAATGGACGCACTATGCCTCAACTAACTCGTGGCTTGACCGAGCTGGTCATTAGCACACGGCCGAGTCGACGAGATTTTCACTATTTAAAGATGCTAAATACACCACTCAAAACGAAGACAGTGCATAAGACGGCCAGCGCCAGCGCCAATGCCAACAATAACATCGAACAGAGTGTACCTCACACGTCTGGTTCGAATGGTGCAAACTCCGGACAGAGTAGCAACGTTGCCGCTAGCTCCGCAGTGGAGAGCATTGAGCAGCGCAGGCGCAGCTCATCCACATCAGATGCACAAGCGCCGTTGCAGCGAGGCGCCACAGTAACCGCATCAACGCAAACGAATAGTCAACGCggcgccaacaacaatgagtTTGTGCCGGGTCGCAATATAGCATCGAGTGCCTTTCGAATACAATCGCCACCCCAGGTGGTGGCAGCATCCCAAgcgaccagcagcaacagcggcaacaaacGATTGACGCTACGCGAGCAACAAGTGATGCAATTGCGTCGCGAGATTATGCATCCTGGTGGCGTACGATTAAATTTGCGACGCAAGGATTGCGTGGGCTCGATTGCTTGGGTAGATGCGTTCGGCGGTGTCTGGATTGCAGGATGGAAGCAAAAGGAACATCCAGTTCTATATAACGCTTTGCACATTGGCGATCAGCTGCTCTCCATAGCGGGAGTTAGCATCAGCACAGCCGCAGAGGCTAATAAAATTATACGCAATACAAACACGCTATTT GTCGAAATGCTGCTCCGTCGCATCCCCTTTGGTCGTGCGTATGCAATACGACGAGATCGGGAGGGTCAATGCTTAGGACTCATACGCGATGGCAATACCTCAACCATCGTTGACGTGGTACCCAACAGCTTGGCTGCTCGGCATGGACTGCCGCCTAAA ACGCAGTCATGTGATGGTACTTCGTTGACGTTCTGGATACTCACAGAAATTAATGGACGACCgctaaatttgtttttcaaggATTTAGAAATACGTGATCGCCTGAATTCGGTAGGCAgggatatatcgatattggtGCAACCGTCGGATTTGATAACCAAATTGAAAAAGCAGTTGAAATCGTTGCGCGGCTACAAGGATTATCTAGTACAGTAG
- the LOC127566123 gene encoding uncharacterized protein LOC127566123 — translation MLSDYELDKLFVKQISSVTRIVKNLPENDAVLSACTRWFQILQKAKKEEKFERNYILLMLHRQLNDSDTLGFPFNDERQNELQTVYQITLKPADSDDNDDDIQASSSSSNCRCIACTDSKSHQNEDQYQRLSRLNDTLGKELQVLQSKLNILTERRKLCLVKIDDMQKANRMFQKDIDNMKKIFLSSPVTALKKLTLNECPRFFSLMFKGLCQSAQDSEKFRQLDERLEQVLREHINHRSREAVWQEITKEYDALRAEFDRRYKQIIEDQETTQFQELSFYGKKCLMILKTLFIESFNGEKQLKSNVIAYLDKQYETLHRK, via the coding sequence ATGCTATCGGACTACGAACTGGATAAATTGTTTGTCAAACAGATTTCTAGTGTGACGAGAATTGTCAAGAATCTTCCTGAAAATGACGCCGTACTATCAGCATGCACGCGATGGTTTCAAATCTTACAAAAAGCCAAGAAAGAGGAAAAGTTTGAGCGCAATTACATATTGCTGATGTTGCATAGACAGCTCAACGATAGCGACACACTCGGTTTTCCCTTTAATGATGAGCGGCAGAATGAACTACAAACTGTGTATCAAATAACCCTTAAACCGGCGGATAGTgacgataatgatgatgatattcAAGCCAGTTCTTCTAGCAGCAATTGTCGCTGCATCGCATGCACAGATAGTAAGAGCCATCAGAATGAAGATCAGTATCAGCGATTGAGTCGACTTAATGACACATTGGGCAAAGAGTTGCAAGTGCTTCAGTCCAAGTTGAATATTTTGACAGAGCGCCGTAAGCTTTGCTTGGTAAAAATTGATGATATGCAGAAAGCGAATCGAATGTTTCAAAAGGACATCGACAATATGAAGAAAATTTTCCTAAGCTCACCCGTTACTGCACTTAAGAAACTAACGTTAAACGAGTGTCCACGATTCTTTTCGCTCATGTTTAAAGGGCTCTGTCAAAGTGCACAGGACAGTGAAAAATTTCGCCAATTGGACGAGCGACTTGAACAGGTACTGCGTGAGCACATAAATCACAGATCACGGGAGGCCGTATGGCAAGAAATCACTAAGGAATACGATGCATTGCGTGCCGAATTTGACAGACGCTACAAACAGATTATTGAAGACCAAGAGACTACACAATTCCAGGAACTGTCTTTTTATGGCAAGAAGTGTTTAATGATCTTGAAGACTCTTTTCATCGAGAGTTTCAATGgcgaaaaacaattgaaaagtaATGTGATTGCATATTTGGATAAACAATACGAGACATTGCATAGGAAATAA
- the LOC117574753 gene encoding polyadenylate-binding protein-interacting protein 2, with protein sequence MLLKVPSVDWTDQIVYVVDDDESLSDFDDEPDFSEYMWMENEEEFDKNELQRLEEEEIMQECFEAMIEDELEEQINEWEKAKTEEQNTALSALPKTQCNVEKSVLNPMADEFVPLCHQIEFIAS encoded by the exons ATGTTATTAAAAGTGCCATCTGTTGACTGGACGGATCAAATAGTTTATGTGGTGGACGACGACGAATCACTTTCTGACTTCGATGATGAACCCGATTTTTCAGAATATATGTGGATGGAGAATGAGGAAGAGTTCGATAAGAAC GAACTGCAACGATTAGAAGAGGAAGAAATAATGCAAGAGTGCTTTGAGGCAATGATCGAGGATGAACTGGAAGAGCAAATAAATGAGTGGGAAAAAGCCAA aACGGAAGAACAGAACACGGCACTATCTGCACTGCCTAAAACCCAATGTAATGTTGAGAAATCTGTTCTTAATCCCATGGCCGATGAATTTGTACCACTTTGCCATCAAATAGAGTTTATAGCCTCGTAA
- the LOC117574752 gene encoding sialin translates to MVRNSWNVPHLSSLKTGASQATSAATSDSSECGLWGSVRLTYTICAFLSNILQMALRNMLGLVILRMVKARPEDALLYSPEYQFNNLTAMSNCGNEVFEPSARLDVAQQTGDLEWTRNQELTFPGTFYYGYVIALPLAGHLADRFGGKLLFISSLALQALAFLLLPFIAPFSYIAAVITLVLAGIFGGCGAPPLYQLFVTWAHPTERTWMLSFAYSGMIVGSICIYPLANYLSDFGWKVPFFVLGGITLLYGIICNWFIYNSLDDHPRVTEAERTYLQPTCAQAPQHFSTPWRSLLTSAPVYAFVFTHVFHNYGFLLLSLNVPRFMSEAMQFNMKEIGFLASAPFLGSFFSKLLCVFSCSYFEGRFISQLGFLRRLLYATCCCATICLIAVIILASCKQKTLVLLMYFLVGLTTDLAFSGGYWPTLLYFAPSFAGLISGLANCMAHISGFATPHLVAALVHSGMKSEWNWVLLTYIFFNALAMIVFGLFSSSKLQEWDPRCQQDTKTSDISNSNRKPSNTC, encoded by the exons ATGGTTCGGAATTCATGGAACGTGCCCCATTTGTCGAGCCTGAAAACAGGCGCTTCTCAGGCAActtcagcagcaacatcagacAGCTCAGAATGTGGTTTGTGGGGCTCGGTTCGACTCACCTACACAATATGCGCCTTTTTGTCCAACATTCTGCAAATGGCTTTGAGGAATATGCTGGGTCTGGTCATTTTGCGTATGGTCAAGGCACGTCCGGAAGATGCACTTCTCTATTCACCggaatatcaatttaataatctGACAGCAATGTCAAATTGTGGCAATGAAGTGTTTGAGCCATCTGCCCGACTTGATGTCGCTCAGCAA ACGGGTGATCTAGAATGGACGCGTAATCAGGAGCTGACATTTCCAGGCACATTTTACTATGGATATGTGATAGCATTACCCTTGGCTGGACACTTGGCGGATCGCTTTGGTGGGAAGCTACTCTTCATTAGTTCGTTGGCATTGCAAGCTTTGGCCTTCTTATTGCTGCCATTTATTGCACCATTCAGTTACATCGCTGCAGTCATAACTTTGGTGTTAGCTGGCATATTTGGC GGCTGTGGAGCACCGCCTTTGTATCAGTTGTTTGTCACTTGGGCTCATCCCACGGAACGTACTTGGATGCTTTCCTTTGCATATAGCGGCATGATCGTGGGCTCTATTTGCATCTATCCACTTGCAAATTATTTGAGTGATTTTGGCTGGAAAGTGCCATTCTTTGTACTGGGTGGCATTACACTTTTATACGGCATTATTTGCAATTGGTTCATATATAATAGCCTCGACGATCACCCACGTGTAACGGAAGCAGAGCGGACTTATTTGCAGCCTACCTGTGCCCAAGCGCCACAG CATTTTAGTACACCTTGGAGATCATTATTGACCTCAGCGCCGGTTTATGCTTTTGTCTTTACCCATGTCTTTCACAATTATGgatttcttttgctttcgctGAATGTACCGCGTTTTATGAGTGAAGCCATGCAGTTCAATATGAAAGAG ATTGGTTTTCTTGCATCGGCTCCATTTCTTGGCAGTTTTTTTTCTAAGCTTTTATGCGTCTTTAGCTGCTCATATTTCGAGGGGCGATTCATTTCACAGCTCGGCTTTTTGCGCCGACTTTTATATGCCACAT GTTGCTGTGCTACTATCTGTTTAATAGCTGTCATCATTCTCGCCAGTTGCAAACAGAAGACACTTGTCTTGCTAATGTATTTCCTAGTGGGTCTCACTACAGATCTGGCCTTTAGTGGCGGTTATTGGCCGactttattgtattttgcaCCATCGTTCGCCGGACTTATTTCGGGCCTGGCCAACTGTATGGCGCATATCTCTGGATTTGCAACTCCGCATCTCGTTGCTGCTTTAGTGCATTCC GGCATGAAATCAGAATGGAACTGGGTTTTATTAActtatatattctttaatgCTCTTGCCATGATTGTTTTTGGACTGTTTAGTAGTTCAAAACTTCAGGAATGGGATCCTCGATGTCAACAAGACACAAAGACATCAGATATTAGCAATTCTAACAGAAAGCCATCGAATACCTGTTAA